A single region of the Actinoplanes sp. SE50/110 genome encodes:
- a CDS encoding NAD kinase: protein MTRSALLVTHTGRRQSTQHARTVALDLIAAGFEVRVIADEVADLGLPDEVMAVEGPAAADDVEIVLALGGDGTFLRAAELARPVKAPLLGINLGKVGFLAEAEIEHIDQAVAEIVAGDYAVDERLTLDVRAEYDGRLIAESWALNEVTVEKGQRAQMLELMVDVDGRPLSRYGCDGVVCATPTGSTAYAFSAGGPVVWPEVEALLLVPISAHALFSKPLVTAPTSTFVLTVDPYTSFAVLCCDGRRTWDLPPGSRVTVERGQLPVRLVRLAPRPFTDTLVAKFELPVVGWRGNRR from the coding sequence ATGACTCGGTCGGCTTTGCTGGTCACGCACACCGGACGCCGGCAGAGTACGCAGCATGCCCGCACCGTGGCGCTCGATCTGATCGCCGCGGGGTTCGAGGTGCGGGTGATCGCCGACGAGGTGGCCGATCTGGGCCTGCCCGACGAGGTGATGGCGGTCGAGGGGCCGGCCGCGGCCGACGACGTCGAGATCGTGCTGGCGCTCGGCGGGGACGGCACCTTCCTGCGGGCCGCCGAGCTGGCCCGGCCGGTCAAGGCCCCGCTGCTCGGGATCAACCTGGGCAAGGTGGGCTTCCTGGCGGAGGCCGAGATCGAGCACATCGACCAGGCGGTGGCCGAGATCGTGGCCGGCGACTACGCGGTCGACGAACGGCTGACCCTGGACGTGCGCGCGGAGTACGACGGCCGCCTGATCGCCGAGTCCTGGGCGCTCAACGAGGTGACCGTGGAGAAGGGCCAGCGGGCCCAGATGCTCGAACTGATGGTCGACGTGGACGGGCGGCCGCTGTCCCGCTACGGCTGCGACGGTGTGGTGTGCGCCACACCGACCGGGTCGACGGCGTACGCGTTCTCGGCCGGCGGCCCGGTGGTCTGGCCCGAGGTGGAGGCCCTGCTGCTGGTGCCGATCAGCGCGCACGCGCTGTTCAGCAAGCCACTGGTGACCGCGCCCACCTCGACCTTCGTGCTGACCGTCGACCCGTACACGTCGTTCGCGGTGCTCTGCTGTGACGGACGCCGCACCTGGGACCTGCCGCCCGGCTCCCGGGTGACCGTCGAGCGGGGGCAGCTGCCGGTCCGGCTGGTCCGGCTGGCCCCCCGGCCGTTCACCGACACCCTGGTGGCGAAATTCGAGCTCCCGGTGGTCGGCTGGC
- a CDS encoding TlyA family RNA methyltransferase, translating to MARRARLDAELVRRKLARSREQAAQLVAAGRVQVRGTVAHKVAAMVDPADPVLVTGEDPQTEYVSRGGHKLAGALAAFGPKGLTVQGRRCLDAGASTGGFTDVLLRAGAGRVVAVDVGYGQLAWPIRTDGRVDVHERTNVRTLTAEAIGGPADLVVADLSFISLRLVLPALAACTAPDGDLALMVKPQFEVGKERVGTGGVVRDWRLRAEAVLDVAAAAAESGLGVVDVTASPLPGPSGNVEFFVWFRRGAPAADRERVEAVVAAGPSGVVLPEESVASAGSSGAVLPEESASVVARENQPVAPLEDR from the coding sequence ATGGCCCGCCGTGCGCGTCTCGACGCCGAGCTCGTCCGCCGTAAGCTCGCCCGTTCCCGGGAACAGGCCGCCCAACTCGTGGCGGCCGGCCGGGTCCAGGTCCGGGGGACCGTGGCCCACAAGGTGGCGGCCATGGTCGACCCGGCCGATCCGGTGCTGGTCACCGGCGAGGACCCGCAGACCGAGTACGTGTCCCGGGGCGGGCACAAGCTGGCCGGGGCGCTCGCCGCGTTCGGCCCGAAAGGGCTGACCGTCCAGGGGCGGCGGTGCCTGGACGCGGGCGCGTCCACCGGCGGGTTCACCGACGTGCTGCTGCGCGCCGGGGCCGGCCGGGTGGTCGCCGTCGACGTCGGGTACGGGCAGCTGGCCTGGCCGATCCGGACCGACGGGCGGGTCGACGTGCACGAGCGGACCAACGTGCGCACGCTCACCGCCGAGGCCATCGGCGGGCCGGCCGACCTGGTGGTGGCCGACCTGTCGTTCATCTCGCTGCGGCTGGTGCTGCCCGCGCTGGCCGCCTGCACCGCGCCGGACGGCGACCTGGCGCTGATGGTCAAACCACAGTTCGAGGTCGGCAAGGAGCGGGTCGGCACCGGTGGTGTGGTGCGCGACTGGCGGCTGCGGGCCGAGGCGGTGCTGGACGTCGCGGCGGCCGCGGCCGAGTCGGGCCTCGGTGTGGTCGACGTGACCGCCAGCCCGTTGCCCGGGCCGAGTGGCAATGTGGAGTTCTTCGTCTGGTTCCGGCGCGGCGCCCCGGCCGCGGACCGGGAGCGGGTGGAAGCGGTGGTCGCGGCCGGCCCGTCCGGCGTGGTGCTGCCCGAGGAGTCCGTGGCGTCGGCCGGTTCGTCCGGCGCGGTGCTGCCCGAGGAGTCCGCGTCCGTGGTGGCGCGGGAGAATCAGCCGGTTGCCCCACTGGAGGACAGATGA
- a CDS encoding SCP2 sterol-binding domain-containing protein gives MATVDECRQALHDLATRLEANAEARGRLDFDRSLACRVTDLATAFHARITGGLLTGIADGDDPQAKIALSTTSDDLLALIAGRLDITRAIATRQISIKANPFDLLKLRKLL, from the coding sequence ATGGCCACCGTGGACGAGTGCCGGCAGGCATTGCACGACCTGGCCACGCGCCTGGAGGCGAACGCGGAGGCCCGCGGCCGCCTCGACTTCGACCGCTCCCTGGCCTGCCGGGTCACCGACCTGGCCACGGCCTTCCACGCCCGGATCACCGGCGGCCTGCTGACCGGCATCGCCGACGGCGACGACCCCCAGGCGAAGATCGCCCTCAGCACGACCAGCGACGACCTGCTGGCCCTGATCGCCGGCCGGCTGGACATCACCCGTGCGATCGCCACTCGCCAGATCTCGATCAAGGCGAACCCGTTCGACCTGCTCAAGCTCCGCAAGCTGCTCTAG
- a CDS encoding methyl-accepting chemotaxis protein: MPRGARLSDASWRARHRIISRLLWCHVPVFLVVGMLGPRPRWEVLMLVAGVAGWAALIPVMPNQQAQASHTGVGLIACTFVAIELSGGSMTAHIHLYAILIFVALYQMWAPLICAVLVVVVHHGVLGLIAPERVFGMHHMGVGSAIEQVAVHAGLAAVEVAGIVVFWHFAEQAERENEQLAAEAAAAREETERAEREADHRAAEDLRLRSAEAAAQARRISEDVASISAQAHAAISAVTAVDRELAALTASVRDIASRSATAAGTAADGKEAAASAGEKVRALERSVGEIADVNAIIASLADQTNLLALNATIEAARAGEIGKGFAVVAGEVKDLARETATSVERVNTVITAIVAETDDVAQTFTRTTEAVDGIHELQLSIASSVEEQATVLAEVTKQLSTATASADQVLTGLQELAATAR, encoded by the coding sequence TTGCCACGCGGCGCGCGGCTGTCCGATGCCTCCTGGCGTGCCCGGCACCGGATCATCAGCCGGCTGCTCTGGTGCCACGTCCCGGTCTTCCTGGTGGTCGGCATGCTCGGCCCGCGCCCCCGCTGGGAGGTGTTGATGCTGGTCGCGGGCGTCGCCGGCTGGGCCGCGCTGATCCCGGTCATGCCCAACCAGCAGGCGCAGGCGTCACACACCGGCGTCGGGTTGATCGCCTGCACGTTCGTGGCGATCGAGCTGTCCGGCGGATCGATGACCGCCCACATCCACCTGTACGCGATCCTGATCTTCGTGGCGCTCTACCAGATGTGGGCGCCGCTGATCTGCGCCGTGCTGGTCGTGGTGGTGCACCACGGCGTACTCGGGCTGATCGCGCCGGAACGCGTGTTCGGCATGCACCACATGGGTGTCGGGTCCGCGATCGAACAGGTCGCCGTGCACGCCGGCCTGGCCGCCGTCGAGGTCGCCGGAATCGTCGTCTTCTGGCACTTCGCCGAACAGGCCGAGCGGGAGAACGAGCAGCTGGCGGCCGAAGCCGCGGCGGCCCGGGAGGAGACCGAACGGGCCGAGCGGGAAGCCGACCACCGGGCTGCCGAAGATCTGCGGCTGCGCTCCGCGGAGGCCGCCGCCCAGGCCCGCCGGATCAGCGAGGACGTGGCGTCGATCAGCGCGCAGGCGCACGCGGCGATCTCCGCGGTCACCGCGGTCGACCGGGAGCTGGCCGCGCTGACCGCGTCGGTGCGCGACATCGCGTCCCGGTCGGCGACCGCGGCCGGCACCGCCGCCGACGGCAAGGAGGCGGCCGCGTCGGCCGGCGAGAAGGTGCGCGCACTGGAACGCTCGGTCGGCGAGATCGCCGACGTGAACGCGATCATCGCGTCGCTGGCCGACCAGACGAACCTGCTCGCGCTCAACGCCACCATCGAGGCGGCCCGGGCCGGGGAGATCGGCAAGGGCTTCGCGGTCGTCGCCGGCGAGGTGAAAGACCTGGCCCGGGAGACCGCGACCTCGGTGGAACGGGTCAACACGGTGATCACCGCGATCGTGGCGGAGACCGACGACGTCGCGCAGACCTTCACCAGGACGACCGAGGCGGTGGACGGGATCCACGAGCTGCAGCTCTCCATCGCGTCGTCGGTGGAGGAGCAGGCGACCGTGCTGGCCGAGGTGACCAAGCAACTGTCGACGGCGACCGCGTCGGCCGATCAGGTGCTGACCGGGCTGCAGGAGCTCGCCGCCACCGCGCGGTAG
- a CDS encoding HAD-IIA family hydrolase has translation MTDHLAGGYDLAIFDLDGVVFLIDKPIPGAAEAVERLRADGTSIAYATNNASRRAADVASLLTGMGVSAAPAEVLTSAGAAAALIAEHVPAGSPVLVVGAEALRGEVRDAGLTPVESADESPVAVVQGYGPEVGWRILSEAALAVRAGATWYATNTDRTLPSPRGPLPGNGSLVAVLRTALDREPDVVVGKPEPALFTTAASLAKAERPLTIGDRLDTDIQGAVTAGMDSLLVLTGVSGPRELLEAPAERRPKFVAADLSGLFRPAGQAAVPAAEVDGWSLDRDGDRVTLTGSGDPVDALRLLCGATWDGVPAGTVSAGSAAATELLKSWGL, from the coding sequence ATGACCGACCACCTCGCCGGCGGTTACGACCTCGCCATCTTCGACCTGGACGGCGTCGTCTTCCTGATCGACAAGCCGATCCCGGGCGCGGCCGAGGCGGTCGAGCGGCTGCGCGCGGACGGGACGTCGATCGCGTACGCGACGAACAACGCGTCCCGCCGGGCCGCCGATGTGGCCTCGCTGCTCACCGGCATGGGTGTCAGCGCCGCACCGGCCGAGGTGCTCACCTCGGCCGGCGCGGCCGCCGCGCTCATCGCCGAGCACGTGCCCGCCGGTTCGCCGGTGCTGGTGGTGGGTGCCGAGGCGCTGCGTGGCGAGGTGCGGGACGCCGGCCTGACCCCGGTCGAGTCGGCGGACGAGTCGCCGGTCGCCGTGGTGCAGGGCTACGGCCCCGAGGTGGGTTGGCGGATCCTGTCCGAGGCGGCACTCGCCGTCCGGGCCGGGGCCACCTGGTACGCCACCAACACCGACCGGACCCTGCCCAGCCCGCGCGGCCCGCTGCCCGGCAACGGCTCGCTGGTCGCGGTGCTGCGCACGGCCCTGGACCGGGAACCGGACGTGGTGGTCGGCAAGCCCGAGCCCGCCCTGTTCACCACCGCGGCCTCGCTCGCGAAGGCGGAGCGGCCGCTGACCATCGGCGACCGTCTGGACACCGACATCCAGGGGGCGGTCACCGCCGGCATGGACAGCCTGCTCGTCCTGACCGGGGTCAGCGGGCCGAGGGAACTGCTGGAGGCACCGGCCGAACGGCGCCCGAAGTTCGTCGCCGCCGACCTGTCCGGGCTGTTCCGCCCGGCCGGTCAGGCTGCGGTGCCGGCCGCCGAGGTGGACGGCTGGTCGCTGGACCGGGACGGTGACCGGGTCACCCTGACCGGCTCCGGCGACCCGGTCGACGCACTGCGCCTGCTGTGCGGGGCCACCTGGGACGGCGTCCCGGCCGGTACCGTCAGCGCCGGCTCGGCCGCGGCCACCGAACTGCTGAAATCCTGGGGCCTCTGA
- a CDS encoding Replicase polyprotein 1ab, with amino-acid sequence MAAGTIIDEDSEVALQHAIAARRLASRIAVVREAVGLAAYAAGDWTTAIAELRTYHRMTGRQTHLAEIADCERALGRPERAIDLYRGADMAKLEKSGAIELLIVAAGARGDLGQHDAAVAMLQVKELTAEETADWAARLRYAYADALLAAGRRDEAREWFVRAAAVDEDQLTDAAERILELDGVVIEGDDEDDEDLDDDAAEDGEGGDVRARSGADDDEDRDDDEDEDLDDEDRADSDEDDDFDDEDDEDDDTDEADAEPVTVAETDVNTDAVKADKHEVPAAVFEAPPAGKAEDEDDEKGGDEFDSRPDDRPRA; translated from the coding sequence GTGGCGGCCGGCACGATCATCGACGAGGACTCCGAGGTCGCCCTGCAGCACGCTATCGCGGCGCGCCGGCTGGCGTCGCGGATCGCGGTGGTGCGCGAGGCGGTCGGCCTGGCGGCGTACGCGGCCGGCGACTGGACCACGGCGATCGCGGAGCTGCGCACCTACCACCGGATGACCGGGCGGCAGACGCACCTGGCCGAGATCGCCGACTGCGAGCGGGCGCTCGGCCGTCCGGAGCGGGCGATCGACCTGTACCGCGGCGCCGACATGGCGAAGCTGGAGAAGTCCGGCGCGATCGAGCTGCTGATCGTGGCGGCCGGCGCCCGGGGTGACCTCGGCCAGCACGACGCGGCCGTGGCGATGCTCCAGGTCAAGGAACTGACCGCGGAGGAGACCGCGGACTGGGCGGCCCGGCTGCGGTACGCCTACGCCGACGCGCTGCTCGCCGCCGGCCGGCGTGACGAGGCCCGCGAGTGGTTCGTCCGGGCCGCCGCCGTCGACGAGGACCAGCTCACCGATGCGGCCGAGCGGATCCTCGAACTCGACGGCGTGGTCATCGAGGGCGACGACGAGGACGACGAGGACCTCGACGACGATGCGGCCGAGGACGGCGAGGGCGGCGACGTCAGGGCCCGGTCCGGCGCCGATGACGACGAGGACCGGGACGACGACGAGGACGAGGACCTCGACGACGAGGACCGGGCCGACTCGGACGAGGACGACGACTTCGACGACGAAGACGACGAGGACGATGACACGGACGAGGCGGACGCCGAGCCGGTCACCGTGGCCGAGACCGACGTCAACACCGACGCCGTGAAGGCCGACAAGCACGAGGTTCCGGCGGCCGTGTTCGAGGCGCCCCCGGCCGGCAAGGCCGAGGACGAGGACGACGAGAAGGGCGGCGACGAGTTCGACAGCCGCCCGGACGACCGGCCGCGGGCATGA
- the tyrS gene encoding tyrosine--tRNA ligase — MWRGLIQDSTDPDELRKALDGGSITFYVGFDPTAASLHVGHLMQVLTARRLQQAGHRPLLLVGGATGQIGDPRESAERTLNPPEVVESWVQRIREQLAPFVTYTGDNAATLVNNLDWTGSVSVVDFLRDVGKHFPVNKMLARDVVRNRLESGISFTEFSYQLLQSNDFYELHVRHDCRLQFGGSDQWGNITAGVDFIRRRGAGPVNAFVTPLVLKSDGTKFGKTEGGAVWLDPAMTSPYSFYQFWINSDDRDVSRYLRYFSFKSREELEELEKATAERPQARLAQRALAEELTALVHGEEEARQAIAASQALFGRGSLDELSADTLRAALAEAGLLAVRGELPPVGVLLKEAGLVASANEARRTISEGGAYLNNERITDAEATVPAAALLHGRFLVLRRGKRTFAGVELTA; from the coding sequence ATGTGGCGCGGACTGATCCAGGACTCGACCGACCCCGACGAGCTGCGCAAAGCCCTCGACGGCGGCTCGATCACGTTCTATGTCGGCTTCGACCCCACCGCCGCCTCGCTGCACGTCGGTCACCTCATGCAGGTCCTCACCGCGCGCCGCCTGCAGCAGGCCGGGCACCGGCCGCTGCTGCTGGTCGGCGGCGCCACCGGGCAGATCGGCGACCCGCGCGAGTCCGCCGAGCGCACTCTCAACCCGCCGGAGGTCGTCGAGAGCTGGGTGCAGCGGATCCGCGAGCAGCTCGCGCCGTTCGTCACCTACACCGGCGACAACGCCGCCACCCTGGTCAACAACCTGGACTGGACCGGCTCGGTGTCGGTCGTCGACTTCCTGCGCGACGTCGGCAAACACTTCCCGGTCAACAAGATGCTGGCCCGCGACGTGGTGCGCAACCGGCTGGAGAGCGGGATCAGCTTCACCGAGTTCAGCTACCAGCTGCTGCAGTCCAACGACTTCTACGAGCTGCACGTGCGGCACGACTGCCGGCTCCAGTTCGGCGGCTCCGACCAGTGGGGCAACATCACCGCCGGTGTCGACTTCATCCGCCGTCGCGGCGCCGGCCCGGTCAACGCGTTCGTCACCCCGCTGGTGCTCAAGTCCGACGGCACCAAATTCGGCAAGACCGAGGGCGGCGCGGTGTGGCTCGACCCCGCCATGACCAGCCCGTACAGCTTCTACCAGTTCTGGATCAACAGCGACGACCGGGACGTCAGCAGGTACCTGCGGTACTTCAGCTTCAAGTCCCGCGAGGAGCTGGAGGAACTGGAGAAGGCGACCGCCGAGCGTCCCCAGGCGCGGCTGGCGCAGCGCGCCCTGGCCGAGGAACTCACCGCGCTCGTGCACGGCGAGGAGGAGGCCCGGCAGGCGATCGCGGCCAGCCAGGCGCTCTTCGGGCGAGGTTCGCTCGACGAACTGTCCGCCGACACGTTGCGCGCCGCTCTGGCCGAGGCCGGATTGCTGGCGGTACGCGGTGAGCTGCCGCCGGTCGGGGTGCTGCTGAAGGAGGCCGGGCTGGTGGCGAGCGCGAACGAGGCCCGCCGGACGATCAGCGAGGGTGGCGCCTACCTGAACAACGAGCGGATCACCGACGCTGAGGCGACGGTGCCGGCCGCCGCGCTGCTGCACGGGAGGTTCCTGGTGCTGCGACGAGGGAAGCGGACCTTCGCCGGTGTCGAACTGACGGCCTGA
- a CDS encoding polyphosphate kinase 2 family protein codes for MGHLGSAEPPIEIGKKKAEARLAEAQQRLLRLRLLLGGQIGEPKQIGPPLCVLFEGWDASGKGGAIKRLVAPLDPRHVRVSQFAAPTYDEKRHHFLQRFWTVLPGSGGMTVLDRSWYGRVLVERVEGFATGEQWQRAYDEINEFERTLTAEGMILIKFWMHVSDREQLDRFQDRAGDPLRAWKLTDEDWRNREKRDAYAEAIEEMLERTDRPKARWHVIPGDDKQYARFAVVERVCHVVEKRLAKLGRLS; via the coding sequence ATGGGTCACCTGGGTAGCGCGGAACCGCCGATCGAGATCGGTAAGAAGAAGGCCGAGGCGCGGCTGGCCGAGGCGCAGCAGCGGCTGCTCCGGTTGCGGCTGCTGCTGGGTGGGCAGATCGGGGAGCCGAAGCAGATCGGGCCGCCGCTGTGCGTGCTGTTCGAGGGCTGGGACGCGTCCGGCAAGGGTGGGGCGATCAAGCGGCTGGTGGCGCCGCTCGATCCGCGGCACGTGCGGGTGTCGCAGTTCGCGGCGCCGACGTACGACGAGAAGCGGCACCATTTCCTGCAGCGGTTCTGGACCGTGCTGCCCGGGTCCGGCGGGATGACCGTGCTGGACCGTTCCTGGTACGGGCGGGTGCTGGTCGAACGGGTCGAGGGGTTCGCCACCGGGGAGCAGTGGCAGCGGGCGTACGACGAGATCAACGAGTTCGAGCGCACGCTGACCGCCGAGGGCATGATCCTGATCAAGTTCTGGATGCACGTCTCGGACAGAGAGCAGCTGGACCGGTTCCAGGATCGGGCCGGTGACCCGCTGCGGGCCTGGAAGCTCACCGACGAGGACTGGCGCAACCGGGAGAAGCGGGACGCCTACGCGGAGGCGATCGAGGAGATGCTGGAACGCACCGACCGGCCGAAGGCGCGCTGGCACGTGATTCCGGGTGACGACAAGCAGTACGCGCGCTTCGCCGTGGTGGAGCGGGTGTGTCACGTGGTGGAGAAGCGGCTCGCCAAGCTAGGGCGGTTATCCTGA
- the ptsP gene encoding phosphoenolpyruvate--protein phosphotransferase: MPEVTVLTGIGVCPGVAAGPLLRIATAPALPAPVAVADPRAETIAAYAAIAEVVADLTRRADRATEATVADVLRAEAAMADDEELRDAVRDRIEGGADAPHAIHAAFATFREMFAEAGGYLAERVADLEDLRNRAVAVLLGLPMPGVPQPGHPFVLAARDLAPADTADLDPSQVLALVTEVGGPTSHTAILARALGLPAVVACRGVLDLPGNSVVEVDGGTGRVTTGDFDVRFAPGNAEKSMLSGPGATSDGHAVTLLANVGSAKDLAAAGEAHAEGIGLFRTELLFLDRTAEPTMDEQVTAYRDVFRGMAGRRVVIRTLDAGADKPLPFLHQDGEPNPALGIRGLRVARQRPQVLTTQLAAIAAAAADTGADVWVMAPMVSTVAEATGFAAAVHAAGLPKAGVMIEVPAAALRAADLLRVVDFLSIGTNDLSQYTFAADRMCGDLAELLDPWQPALLQLIGMCGEAGRATGKPVGVCGEAAADPRLAPVLVGLGMTSLSMSPRALPAVRAALANHTYAACRALAEKAG, translated from the coding sequence ATGCCTGAGGTGACGGTGCTCACCGGGATCGGCGTCTGCCCCGGCGTCGCCGCCGGGCCGCTGCTGCGCATCGCCACGGCGCCGGCGCTTCCCGCACCGGTTGCGGTCGCCGATCCCCGGGCCGAGACGATTGCCGCGTACGCCGCCATCGCCGAAGTCGTCGCGGACCTGACCCGGCGAGCGGACCGCGCCACCGAGGCCACCGTGGCCGACGTGCTCCGCGCCGAGGCGGCCATGGCGGACGACGAGGAGTTGCGCGACGCCGTCCGGGACCGGATCGAGGGCGGGGCCGACGCGCCGCACGCGATCCACGCCGCGTTCGCGACGTTCCGCGAGATGTTCGCCGAGGCGGGCGGCTATCTCGCGGAACGGGTCGCGGACCTGGAGGACCTGCGGAACCGGGCGGTGGCGGTGCTGCTCGGGCTGCCGATGCCGGGGGTGCCGCAGCCGGGGCATCCGTTCGTGCTGGCGGCGCGGGACCTGGCGCCGGCGGACACCGCGGATCTCGATCCGTCGCAGGTGCTGGCGCTGGTGACCGAGGTCGGCGGGCCGACCAGTCATACGGCGATCCTGGCCCGGGCGCTGGGGCTGCCCGCGGTGGTGGCGTGCCGGGGGGTGCTCGACCTGCCCGGGAACAGTGTGGTGGAGGTGGACGGCGGGACCGGGCGCGTGACGACCGGCGACTTCGACGTCCGATTCGCGCCCGGAAACGCGGAGAAATCGATGCTGAGCGGCCCGGGGGCCACCTCGGACGGGCACGCGGTGACACTGCTGGCGAACGTGGGATCGGCGAAGGACCTGGCCGCCGCCGGGGAGGCGCACGCCGAGGGGATCGGGCTGTTCCGCACCGAGCTGCTCTTCCTCGACCGCACCGCGGAGCCCACGATGGACGAGCAGGTGACCGCGTACCGCGACGTCTTCCGCGGGATGGCCGGGCGGCGCGTGGTGATCCGCACCCTGGACGCCGGCGCCGACAAGCCGTTGCCGTTCCTGCACCAGGACGGCGAGCCGAACCCGGCGCTCGGGATCCGCGGCCTGCGCGTCGCCCGGCAGCGCCCACAGGTGCTGACCACCCAGCTCGCTGCGATCGCCGCGGCCGCCGCCGACACCGGGGCGGACGTGTGGGTGATGGCCCCGATGGTGTCCACGGTGGCCGAGGCGACCGGGTTCGCGGCCGCCGTGCACGCGGCCGGGCTGCCGAAAGCGGGCGTGATGATCGAGGTGCCGGCCGCCGCGCTGCGCGCCGCCGACCTGCTGCGGGTGGTCGACTTCCTGAGTATCGGGACGAACGACCTGAGCCAGTACACGTTCGCCGCCGACCGGATGTGCGGCGACCTGGCCGAGCTGCTCGACCCGTGGCAGCCGGCACTGCTGCAGCTGATCGGGATGTGCGGGGAGGCCGGGCGGGCGACCGGGAAACCGGTCGGCGTGTGCGGCGAGGCGGCGGCCGATCCGCGGCTCGCGCCGGTGCTGGTGGGCCTGGGCATGACCAGCCTGTCGATGTCGCCGCGGGCGCTTCCCGCGGTGCGCGCGGCGCTGGCGAATCACACGTACGCCGCATGCCGTGCCCTGGCGGAGAAGGCCGGGTGA
- a CDS encoding HPr family phosphocarrier protein produces MPTRTVAVGSASGLHARPAKIFVAAAAAAPVSVTIRVGERKPVPARSMLSVLALGARRGTEVTLEADGDGAEQALDTLAALLAKDLDADDA; encoded by the coding sequence ATGCCCACACGTACGGTCGCGGTCGGTTCCGCCAGCGGACTGCACGCCCGGCCCGCCAAGATCTTCGTGGCGGCGGCCGCGGCGGCGCCGGTCAGCGTCACCATCCGGGTCGGTGAGCGCAAGCCGGTGCCGGCGAGAAGCATGCTGTCGGTCCTGGCGCTCGGTGCCCGGCGGGGCACCGAGGTGACCCTGGAAGCCGACGGGGACGGCGCCGAGCAGGCCCTCGACACGCTCGCCGCACTGCTGGCGAAAGACCTGGACGCGGACGATGCCTGA
- a CDS encoding zinc-dependent dehydrogenase, with protein sequence MKVVRFHAPGDVRFEDVPEPQAGPGEVKIRVRNCSTCGTDVKIAKFGHHHIHPPRVMGHEIAGEVVQGTGDWVPGDRVQVIAAIPCGECPDCRRGRMTICPNQVSMGYHFEGGFAQFMVVPQEVLKVDGLNRIPDGVTFAEASVAEPLACALNAQNLARVGDGDDVVVIGSGPIGCLHVRLARAHGAARVFLVELSRQRLDMAANLVKPDAAICAAEVDPVEAILGLTGGRGADVIITAAASGTAQEQGIQMAARQGRISFFGGLPKDKPTITCDSNLVHYRELTIVGANGSSPAHNRQALELLASGAVPVADLITHRLPLDGAIDAFGIVERGEAIKVTIEP encoded by the coding sequence GTGAAGGTCGTACGATTCCACGCTCCCGGCGACGTCCGTTTCGAGGATGTCCCCGAGCCGCAGGCCGGGCCGGGCGAGGTGAAGATCCGGGTCCGGAACTGTTCCACCTGCGGCACCGACGTGAAGATCGCCAAGTTCGGGCATCACCACATCCACCCGCCGCGGGTGATGGGTCATGAGATCGCCGGAGAGGTGGTGCAGGGTACGGGTGACTGGGTGCCGGGCGACCGGGTCCAGGTGATCGCGGCCATCCCGTGCGGCGAGTGCCCGGACTGCCGGCGCGGCCGGATGACCATCTGCCCGAACCAGGTGTCGATGGGCTACCACTTCGAGGGCGGCTTCGCGCAGTTCATGGTGGTGCCGCAGGAGGTCCTCAAGGTCGACGGCCTGAACCGGATCCCGGACGGCGTCACGTTCGCCGAGGCGTCGGTGGCCGAGCCGCTCGCCTGCGCCCTGAACGCGCAGAACCTGGCCCGGGTCGGCGACGGTGACGACGTCGTGGTGATCGGTTCCGGCCCGATCGGCTGCCTGCACGTACGGCTGGCCCGGGCCCACGGCGCCGCCCGGGTGTTCCTGGTCGAGCTCAGCCGCCAGCGGCTGGACATGGCCGCGAACCTGGTCAAGCCGGACGCCGCGATCTGCGCCGCCGAGGTCGACCCGGTCGAGGCGATCCTCGGGCTCACCGGCGGGCGCGGCGCCGACGTGATCATCACGGCCGCGGCCTCCGGCACGGCGCAGGAGCAGGGCATCCAGATGGCCGCCCGGCAGGGCCGGATCAGCTTCTTCGGCGGGCTGCCCAAGGACAAGCCGACCATCACCTGCGACTCGAACCTGGTGCACTACCGCGAGCTGACCATCGTGGGCGCCAACGGGTCCAGCCCGGCGCACAACCGGCAGGCCCTGGAACTCCTCGCCTCCGGCGCGGTCCCGGTCGCCGACCTGATCACCCACCGGCTGCCACTGGACGGCGCGATCGACGCGTTCGGCATCGTCGAGCGCGGCGAAGCCATCAAGGTCACCATCGAGCCCTAG